A window of Misgurnus anguillicaudatus chromosome 3, ASM2758022v2, whole genome shotgun sequence genomic DNA:
TTTTTGTGAATGCAGAGGGGTGCGGAAAGTTGGATGTCCTTGTATCAATATCATCACAGTTCTATGTAAAGAATAAAAGATCACTTACAGAAAACTACGTTGTCTAGAaaacttgttttatttacacattAGGCAGTAATATAAAAGCTTGTGGAAAATGAGAATAGTGCTACTATACATCATGAATTGGAATTCTTCATCAATACCAAAATTTGGCAAAAAGAGCTGTTCCTAGATCAGCCACCTCAGTCAGAGATAAATGATGCAGAGGGCAATGGAATCAAGCATGGCAGTGATGTTATAGAAGAGATGTTTGTATATTGAATCCTGTTCATTCATTTTGACATTAATATTCTTGATCCCAGATCAGATTTTGCAGTGACAGAAGAGGTATTTGTGGTATTTTATATACATGCTCGGTGCTTGTTTCAGTTTGATCTTGATGGTTATGCAAACTACTACCAGCTGCGAGTCAAAGTTCTTATTACACAACATTTTTCTTCTGCCCAAACAAATTTCACATGTTGGGGtgttttaaaatctttaaataagACACTACTGCATCTCCTGTCACTGGGAGTTATACGCCCCTGCAGCCAGGAGCAGGTTACGTCTGGTGAAGTGCAGGTGGGCAACGGGTGTGGATTTCGAGTGGTACGTCCCTAGCAAGAGCTCTTGGGAGTTATCGGGCAGGTGAATGTGTCCAGTCGCTGCAGTGAAATCATCCATCTCTATATCATCAAAAGCCTTTATAGCATCCCATAATCTTACAGTGTTATCCATAGAGCCTAAGAAAGACAGgaagtaaagttttaaataagccAATGTTAAACactatgcataaataaataggcCACACTATAATACATTCACGATGTGGACACCTCACCTGATGCAAGAATTTCACCGTCTCTGCTGAACCTGAGGGCATAAATCGTGTCTGTATGTCCCTTCAGCTCTCCGACCATCAGCCCGTGTCCGATATCCCACAACAGAACTCTCCCGTCCGTTGCACCAGATGCCAGGAACTTTCCATTGGGTGAGAATGCTAAAGAATGGATGGGGccctgaaaaaaaattattggatGAAGAACAAGGAATAAATTAAACTGTAATAAAAGGGTAAAAGAATGAAAACGTCAATAAAGCCGAAACAATGTCTGGCACCACTTGGacatgcagggttcccacaccttagttaacttcaaattcaaggacttcccacgtctaataccctcaaattcagggactaaatgtgggaacacattacaagtgagagcaaggttacatcgtgttaccttttaagatacattgttacagttccctttcgagggaactcgcgctgcgtcactgcggtgacactttggggacgcctccaggggtaagtttgtctgaatgtgtataatcaaattcaaccaatggtgaggcttaacgacaaagacaggtgATGCGGGAGCTAGCAAGTATATCGcttctgaaatattgccaatacagggacgcaggagatgcagcgtctcgttcccttctcaggagacagttacatacgtaactcaagatgttttatgtgtcaaacacaactatgcaaaaaagcattttggtatgaatcaacatttgcatacagaagatataagcatttaaagctaacagtttagcacgtgtgcttaaaaattatcctacactacacaaggaataatatggatttttccccccagaaaacttcttgcataaaatagattaaagcactttcaatgatctGTATCCATGTatagggccttgaattttttcccccagattcacaatctttcaaggacccgtgggaaccctggacATGTGTTCCAGTTTCAAATGAAATTGTGAGACTTCAGTACCTTGTGACCTGTGAAAATTCGGACGCAGTTTCCATTCAGTACATCCCAGAGGCGCACGGTACGGTCGGTGGAGCCCGTGGCCACATAGTTAGCGTTCGGATGAAAGCGTGTGCAGGTGACGTCAGCTAGATGGCCAGCAAATATCCGCAGCGGCTGGTAATGATCTGTCGCCCAAAGGCTGGAAATTAaaggacaaatatttatttgccCTGTAACACTAACCCATTtatatggtttaaaaatcaaacaAATCTTCTACCGTGCCACTCTGTCATGTCCTCCAGATACAAAATAATAACCAAAGGGTGAAAACTGAGTGTCCCACACTGGATAATTATGTCCTTTGTAACCCACAAGACAAGTAAACGTCTGCAGACTCCACAGCCTGACTGTACCATCCTCAGAGCTGGATAACAAATAGTTCCTGGACAACAGAATTATTCAATAAAACTTACTTACAGATTATAAGGTGTAAAGGTAACATACACAAGTTATGTTTACCTCATATCATACTAGTTAGTTGGCGTTTCCTTTGCATATACATCCTAATTTTTGTTTAGTGTTCACACAGGATGAATTGTTACACATACCTGTCTGAGCTGAAGCTGACACCGTACACTGGCCCACTGTGACCGTGGAGGATCTTCGACTCGCTGGCTGTCTTCTCATCCATGATCCTCTCAAGAACATCATCTGACTCCTTATCAATCAGATTCAGGTCTAGGGAAAAGCATATGGCAGTGGAATTAATGAAAATTAAGCATGGCAAAAAATATTAACGCTAACAGGACTAGTGGATGACTAATATATCAGTGAAAATGACTAAAGAAGTGTGTACCTGCAGCAGATTTGACCTTGCGTAATTTTTTGGGTGTGACGCTCCATACGCGGACGGTCGAGTCTGCAAACCCTCCCGCTAGAAGACTAGAGTCATCTGTGAAGTCTACTGCCGTCAAACCCTAAGCAGCAaagaaaaattttaataaacacatcaaaaacaataaaatgattaaaggtgcactgtgtagattttagcggcatgtAGCCGTGACGTTAAGAATTGTAACCAATGGCTCAGTACAccgctcacccctccctttcgaaatgcatagagaagctacagtagctgccacaggacaaacatgtcgtcatctTAAACAACATCTTTAGACGAAAAGCATtgtgtagagcagtttgtcccttagggctactgtagaaacatggcggcacaaaatggcgacttccatgtaaagggggtcgcacaccgaaCGCCCAGCTCAGTGCCACGCAGCGTTGAgttgcgtctaggacaactcggaggtatcgtaaactggaagtgcacattaaatagcgtgagcttagtcagatagtgtctacttcaaaatgcaaaatatacgttagcatcCAATTTTaatagtgctgcctcacgattagtcgcgactaatcgtttgcagaataaaagtttttgtttacataatatatgtgggtgtattgtgtataataattatgtataaatacacatacacacatgcatgtatataattaagaaacatttgcatgtgtcaatacatgtttatatttatatataatcaatattatatataaatataaatatttattatataaatatatatttttcttaaaatttacatttatgtgtgtgtgtttatataaacataattattatacacagtacacacacatttattatgtaaacaaaaacttttattctgcaaacgattagtcgcgactaatcgtgaggcagcactaaattttaatcgttattgatttgggacaaacattacttaattttaaactatgtgagtggcgcgacaCGGATTTGAGCAACtacctgagtcaaagctgggcgctGCCGACAGGCACCACCTGTCGGCACTGGTGTACTCATTGGAAACAATGTGataagatttttttagaacagcgcggcgctgagctgcgcgtcagTTTGCGACCCCCTTAAGGAGATCCGCGATGTATGtggataaaaacggctcatactAAGGGTATAAAAACAATGGTTCATtatataaggtctttatacaccactgaaaacatagtatgtacagcggggaaaataagtatttgacacatcagcatttttatcagtaaggggactTCTAAGTGGATACAAAAAaattccaccagatgtagccatcaagccaaatattgaattcatacaaagaaatctgaacatttaagtatacaagttgagtcataataaatagaAATCCCTTTACTGATAAGCGGCTAATGtttcaaatacttttttcactgtatattatattgcctTTCTGTCAATAAATTTTGCAtgaaattacacattgcacctatAAGTGAAGCTTCTCTTACCTGGTAGGCATTGAGGAATGTGTAAAAGCAAACAGAAGGAAGGTTGTCTGGGCTGAGTCGGATTCGTTTGGTGCTTTCTTTCATATACATGATCTTATCCAGCTTGTCTGAGTCCTTTAGCTCTGGCAGAGGGATCCTGTTTATGGGGGAACGCCCCAGAAAATGCCAAAGAAAAACAGGTTGTGATGCATCCACTACTTTCAAAAAACTTCAAAAAACATTCAAGCAAACACAATGTTAATGTGTCAGCTGGTAgggcattgcattagcagcacaaaggctttgggttcaattcccagggaacacagtGATAAAAAGTATGCTTCGAGTACACTGtaggtcactttggataaatgcacaatgcacaaaatgtacatggtgattaaataaatgcagatacatttatattttttattatatggtACTCATTGGCATGGATCACCAGATGTTACAGGCCataacaaaattatatttactgtaaaaagtgtcattttttatttattttaaatgttatagcACACGATTGATGTTGTTCTGCCATACCTGTTTTGCTGAGGGGCATTGGGGTCTTGTTTTTTGCTCTTGGAGCCCATACTGTCCTTCTTAGCTTTCTTCTTCTTGGGCTTCCCTTCCTCGTTCTCTGCTTCATCATCTTCATCGTCAAGTGGGACCTCAATCTCTGGCTCCTTTAGCAGCCCATAATATACCTGATAACAACACGACACATTTTGAGGTCATTTTCAGTCTATATTAGTATGTGATCCAAGCAAATAACATGACATCCATCCACCGTGTGCTTCGACTGACACCCCTCCTGCTCATCCCGACTGACCTTTACTTTGTTAACCTCTCGCTTGGCCTCCCCCCCTAGACTGCCAGACATGCTGTCGATCTGACCCTTGCTTCGTGGCATGCCGTCAAAAATGTCGATGTACAGGTGCTCCTGAATGATGTTCCATATCTGGTTATTTTGCCTCTCCTGCAGGTGTCTCTTTAGCAGCTGATAGGAGTCCCGGGAGATCCGGAGCACGAAGCGGCTGGTGCGGAAGTCCAACAAAGCCTCGTTCCCCTTCATGTGCTCCTTCTTCGTAAGGCCACAGAGAACGCGCAGGTCATCCTCATAGTAGCATTCCTGATCACCACTAAACCTATCGGTGGAGAAAAACGTGGATACACATAATTGAATAATACTATTTAGGGGGTAGCATTCCTATCATTGTAGGACGGAAGTATAGTTACTTTTCAAAGAAAGCCTTTGCTTCAGTCTCGTGGTTGTTGTAGACCAGCTCCAGGTACATGTGAACAAACAGAGGGTAGAAGAGCTGGGACAGCTCGGCCCTGTGACAGTCCAGGACCGACTCAATGAACTTCTTCAGGTCACTGTAGTAAACCTTATACAGGGATGGGTCCCCCTGCTGGGTGTATGCTGACAACACAACACTCACATCTGGCTGGTCTTCCCCACCTGCAGATgacaatataaacataaatcaaaataaaaacgtGAATGTGGTTAATGCAATTGAAATTAGAGTAAAGGAGGCTAAACAACTAGTTTTGACGCTTTGATATTTTATTTCTAAGGGTGCTGCTGATGCAGGTCATGTTCTTGATAAAAATTCTATAGTTTTTTGTACAAAACCTGCACTCCATCATTGCATGCCACTAAAAACATAATATTTGATTAGACATCTGGTAAACTCACTTTTTGCAGGTAGAGGGGCGCTCTGGGGGGCGGCTGCTGATGCGATGGACACACGGTTGAGCAGAGACTTTGCATCCACTCCGTCGCCATCACCCTTCCCTCCagccccaagccctccaccacCAGCATCGGTACCCTGCGAGTCCTCCTGGTCGTCCGACAGACCAGCTTCACGTCGCAAAATATCCACCGACTCCGTGAGTTTATTCCGCTTCAGGAACTGCAGCACCGCGATCAAAGTTTGCTGGTCCTCCATCTTCGGAGCTCCGCCACCGGCGGGGGGCAACGAGGAGAGTGCCCCGCTCCCTGTGTTTCCCGCGAGCTTTACTGATCCATCGCTGAGAATTTCAGGCTTTGTTTCTTTCTCGGTGTCCAACTCGATCGTTCCGTCTTGCACAGCCGCCATTTTGCCCGGCGCGGCGCAGAGGCCAATGACGTCACGACGCACGAAATGGGAATTACGTCTTGACGTACGAAGGATTTGTTTGAAAGGGAGAGTGCAATAATTATTATGCTAAAACGTtatcattaattaaaaaaacacgtATAAAAATATCTACTATGAAGTTAACTTAAATCATTAATGAGTCATTCATCAGGTAAAGTCAGAATTTTGGAGCTCTGGTTTGAAACAACACCAAAAATCGGGTAAATGTTTAATAGCTGCGCATTGCTGTTGTTTCTGACTATTATCCCagacaaaaatgtgccgtttccAATTCTTTCCTGAATGTCTTAAGACAGAAAAGACCATCCTATTTAAAAGGCTATATTTAAACCAATAGTACAGTTCCcgaaattaattaaattaatagcAATTTGTAAACaattaaaattataataaaataatttaaaatgttaattaatCTCCCAAAGATTTTAAAATCTTGATAATTATTGGCTCGCGGATCCTCCAACACTTTCCTTGCATGGAGGGTGCGCCCCTCGTAGGACGTCACTATGCGCGTTCACAATTTCGAATTCCCGTAACTGTTGCGTCTCTTACCGCAACGCACTGCGTTAAAACTTTGATGACTACGCAAACGACGCATTGTTTTCCAGCGCCACAAAAACAGAGCATGTTCAAGTTCGTCCTACACTGCGCTGACCGTCcagcgtatgacatcaaagtactgcgagagaaATCAGTTCACAGCTTTCttatcgctctcgcgttacttcGATGTCATAGGACGGATCGGCTGCGCAGCGCGAAGTCGTACACGCCCAAATCGTCCCTAAATGTAACAGCAGCAGAGAGGATAGGATAGGACTGCGCTATGCTTTACTTACTTTCCGGCAGGAGGCATCCAGCGCGGTTTAAACATCACTCGTGTTACTCAAAAGCGAAGAACAAAACGGGTTTTCGTCTTTTATGATGAACCATGGAAAAGCCGACACCATCCGTCTGGTCTTTTTGAGGCGAAAGGcctaaattattttcattttatcgCCTCTGGATCAATTTCATTGGGCTGATGCGGGCATGGCAAGTCTCAGCTTTTTTATACAAACCGGCTCCGTATGAAGAATATATGAAGTGAACGGTTAAACCGAAACCTGCTAACATATTTCTATCAGTGCGCTTACGAGAGCTGCGTCCACGATATGAAGAACAGTTGTTGACTGAATATGTCTTGAGTATGTTTTTTGGACTCATTTTCTAACACCAAAACGGGACTATATTTATACAATCTTGTttataaagtgtttttaaacGCATATTGATGCTTAAATTCTCGCATCTTCATCTACAAGTCGGAGGTGATGAAATCAGCTGACCACCACCACACCATTGAAATCGTTACATTTAAAGATACATCCCAGAGTAATAAACAGTGAACTTTTTGGAGATCCAGATATTTGTTTCCGTGTCAAAAGTCCTAAATAGTAAGGATAAAAGAAGAGAAGATCTTGGGAGATGTCGGGCCGGCCTAGGACCACCTCATTTGCCGAGAGCTGCAAACCATTGCCGCAGCCTTCAGCCTTTGGCAACATGAAAGTCAGCAGTAAGTGACTGTATCTTATATTTTAGATCTGATATCAAAACCCATCTCAGTAAAACAtcgtaagtaaaaaaaaacacgaaACGAGCTTATGGTTATGATTATGATTTGATGGACTGTTTCTGAAACGTATCCTAATGTAATGGTGAATCTCAAGGGATGGGCCAGGTCCTGTCTCTTATGATTAGATCTGCTCAATGTAAAGTGATTTGCTGCATTGTGTTGTGAGGAAATCCCCATGCCTTGGCATCACTTCACATCTTTGTAGTACCTGGAGGTTGCAGTGGTACACCCACACTCAGCAGAGGCGCTGGTATAACTATCAATGAAGGATAttcctaaaaaaatatattcccTATTATAGCATCCTCAAATTTGTACACCTATAGTACTTGTTTTGAGTCTACCATATTAGGACCTCTTTCATATAGGTGCAAGATCTGTTAAAATGACAATTTACCTCTTTCAAGCCCTGCCCCACGGTGTGTGATTGACAGGCTTCTCTCCTGTGGCCCAGCCCAGCTGGATCACTCATTTCCTGCACTAATGATGCATATCTCACCACCTCGCTCTTCAGGAAAGGAGCATCAGAAGGTTGCATGTGACTCACCTCTGACTCCGGTTCTTTCCCAAATGTCTCCCTTGCCCACCTAGTCATGTCTATTTGTGACTATTAATGTCATAGCTTGACAGCAGGGGAAGACTTGTGGATTGAGTAATTAGTCCCAGAGTCTGACTGGCATTCTAACACATCCTTGTGTGTGTTATGCATCCCAAAAAAAAccaaaagtgatttttttattaaaatttgtaTCTGGTCGTAGGCGATGGTGTAGGGGGCAGtgtccgacatgtggtgcttttgcACTTTCGGCAACCCAAGTTCGATTTCTTGCATTTGCAgatcacaacctcaccactagatgcctctaaaatatacacactgcacctttaaataaaggcaaaaatggccaaaaaatataacttGGTTTCTGGTCACAGATTTGACAGACATTGTCCATAAGTAAACTTTTAGTACTTTAGTCTGGGAATTAAGTCCCTTTTTTGTTTGCTTTGGAAGTCTTTGAAAAGACCAAATTTACTTGGAAGTCCATGGGGTAAGCAttccatacactctaaaaacaaacggtgctatatagcactaaaaggGGTTCTCTGCTCgcaatcatagaagaaccgccTCCAGTGCCACACAGCACCGGCGAATCACCAGCGAAGCACCCGTGCAGAACCACATAGTGCCACgcagaaccatatgtggtgctacatggcccctatttggttccacacaggtgcttcactggtgcttcaccggtgctatatggcaccaaAACGGTTATTCCATGACCACGAGCAAAGAACCAATCTCGGTGCTACACAGCACCATTTGTTTTCAGAGTGTAGGGTTCAAAGCAGTAAATATGAAGCTCGTATGTGAGtgaattttgataaaaaaaaatgtagtctATTCATTATAGGAAATAGTGGCCAGCAGCTATACAATTCTACATAAGCAGtcctgaatatttttatatcGGTGTGAAATGTGATCTGCGTGCGTTCACAAAATGAATTTGCGTAGATGAGGTGTAAAATGCACCCATGTGAGTGAAAGGGAGCGTGTGAGGCTATATCTAATATTATGCATGCATAAATGGGTTTCAGCAAGCATGCGATCCTGTCGGTGGTCTAATCGGATCGCCCAGCATCAGTCGTACCAGCTGACTCATCATGCTGTTGCTATAGTAACGCCCAGGCCTTAGGCTGCATGGCCGCCTCTGCTGGGTGTGTCCTCCTTATGAGGGGCTACACCTGAATGTCTGTGTAATGTGTTCATTACGGTATATAGACATGCTCGTGTATAATAGCAGCAGGCTGTTTCTCGAAATTAGCTCATTTCAAAGAATGTAAAACTGCGAACCCGTTTAAAACACAGTTGTCAAACTCCAGTCCTGGAGGGCCATCCTTTTGCAGAGTTTAGCTTGGCTCTAATGAAACACTTTAACCAGCTAATCATAGGGTTACTTGaaaattacagacaggtgttgGAGCAATGTTGAACCTTAACTTTGCAGGACGGTGTTCCTCCAGGACTGCATTTTGACAACACTGCAGGAAAAGATCCATAATAGTGATTGTCTAAAGAGCATGTTTATACTTTTTTGTGGGTCGATATGGAGTCTGTGTCTGGGGTAAATCTGCACAAGTCAGCAGAATTTAGTGCCAACATACTTAAATATGTCCTTTTATTAATGAAAATTATAATTAGAGAGTAGGTAAATATATGAAGTTTCTTACATGAGTTTGTTAAGGATGCACTAATAGGATTTTTTTAGCCGATAATTTTAACAAACAACTATTGGccaatacactgaaaaaaaaatcattgaatttaatcaatttttttaaggtaagtggttgcaatcaatttatttaagctacatttaaacaaaaaagattggtaaagtaaaataaaatataaaacttttgtttaaatgtagcttaaataaattgattgcaaccacttaccttaagaaaaaaattcaatgaataatttttttcagtgtaccgaTATTTCTCACTTCACTTATTTGAACTTTTGTCATCTGATCACTGTTTTAATCATGTTGtctttatattaaatatttcaaactCACTTAGACATTATACAACTCGGTGCCTACACAGTTATTTACTAAACTGTATATTTGTCTTGCTAGATATGCCGATAAAAATTTAATTGATTAAAAATGGCAGATAAATATTGGTGGCCGACAAATAAGTTGGGTTTTCATCCAAATGTGAagcaaatcttttcaaaattcaaaaaataaaaacaaagaattGCGAATTAGGTGTGTTTTCATCaagttaactttttttgtaaaaattaagggatttttttatgttttatttttttattgtttttgatgtgatacttcaaaatgcacataaaatcaTGGTTATGGAAGCATAGCTATTGCCGTATTTGTAGTGTTTCTCATTGACATCatttgtttagtgtgttatatatgcattttttttttagatattctTAGATTTAAGATATGCTATGTTCGTaatctcaataaatgttaaaaaatcttAATTCGGACTGCACATAACAAATGTAACGAAATATCACAAAAGTGGATATGGCAATATGCATATCGCAATAGTTTGCATTAACTGAAtacttttaattctttcagaggttatgtttaatcaatgttttggcAAACAAATGAGTGCTTGTGTGTGCTATGACATCTGCAAGATGATCAACAATCAGAAAGAatgtaaaacatgttttttttttattaaatgttttagttttaaaacatattttaataagttcaaattgattttacaaacttaaagcatTATCGTATTGCATCATTTAGcaagttatattttttatattttgcatccctaatcctaacctgttaatcAGAAATGATTAAAGTCATGGAAGTGAATTTGTCAAAATTTGTGGGTTACTGTTTCTTTATCGGTGTATTTCTTAAATTTTTTAGCCGATTTTTCAGCTTGATATATGCCGATGACGATAGTTTGGgggttatattaacttgcattgactaaattctgaagattacattttctgaatgttattcattcatataatgaccattgactttcatggtcaacacgtaacttccggtaaactccgctaagaataaataacaacaaagtactttaaaggtgacatagaatgattgaacggagtatttatccttgttctgtgatgtgacatgtagacaaaaaaaatttgtttgggtctgtaatgccttacaagc
This region includes:
- the taf5 gene encoding transcription initiation factor TFIID subunit 5 produces the protein MAAVQDGTIELDTEKETKPEILSDGSVKLAGNTGSGALSSLPPAGGGAPKMEDQQTLIAVLQFLKRNKLTESVDILRREAGLSDDQEDSQGTDAGGGGLGAGGKGDGDGVDAKSLLNRVSIASAAAPQSAPLPAKSGEDQPDVSVVLSAYTQQGDPSLYKVYYSDLKKFIESVLDCHRAELSQLFYPLFVHMYLELVYNNHETEAKAFFEKFSGDQECYYEDDLRVLCGLTKKEHMKGNEALLDFRTSRFVLRISRDSYQLLKRHLQERQNNQIWNIIQEHLYIDIFDGMPRSKGQIDSMSGSLGGEAKREVNKVKVYYGLLKEPEIEVPLDDEDDEAENEEGKPKKKKAKKDSMGSKSKKQDPNAPQQNRIPLPELKDSDKLDKIMYMKESTKRIRLSPDNLPSVCFYTFLNAYQGLTAVDFTDDSSLLAGGFADSTVRVWSVTPKKLRKVKSAADLNLIDKESDDVLERIMDEKTASESKILHGHSGPVYGVSFSSDRNYLLSSSEDGTVRLWSLQTFTCLVGYKGHNYPVWDTQFSPFGYYFVSGGHDRVARLWATDHYQPLRIFAGHLADVTCTRFHPNANYVATGSTDRTVRLWDVLNGNCVRIFTGHKGPIHSLAFSPNGKFLASGATDGRVLLWDIGHGLMVGELKGHTDTIYALRFSRDGEILASGSMDNTVRLWDAIKAFDDIEMDDFTAATGHIHLPDNSQELLLGTYHSKSTPVAHLHFTRRNLLLAAGAYNSQ